The Streptomyces pratensis genomic interval TGAAGGCGTCCTTCGACTTCTCCTTGGTGCCCCGGCCCTTGCCCCGGGCCTCCAGTGCCGCTCCCTTGGCCGCGGTGGTGTCGTCACCGACCGCGTGGGCCACCTTGCGGACGGCCTTCCCGACGATCTGCTCGGTCTTGGCCTTGCTCTTCTCTCCGGCACTCATGTCGGTCCTTTCGTAGGTGCTCACCAAGTCGCCTGCCCCTGACCCCGGGGAGGAAACAGGAAACGGCGACCTGGCTGCGGAAAGGCGACGTGGCGGCCCCACGGGGCCGCGGACGACCGGCGGACATCGTGACTGCCCGGCCGTCGGTCCCGGAAGTCACGGGCTCGACGAACCCGCTCAGGGCCGCGCCGGTCCGCCCGGCGGCGGGCCGTCCCCCGCTCCCGGCCACTCGGCGGCGCCGGGTGCCGGAGGACCGGATGTGCCCGCTGTCCCCGGTTCGGCCCAGGGCGCCCCGTACGGGACCTCCCACTCGGGCTCGGGGTCCCGCGGCCCGAACAACGCCGTCAGCCCGAGGTGGACGATCATCGCCGCGATGGGCCAGGCGAGAATCGCCGCCCCCACCGCGTGCAGCTCCAGGGGCGCGTCGAAGGTGACCCCCTTTCCGGCCTCCTTGGCACGGGCCACGACGTCGGACGACGGCCCGAACCAGGTGCCGATCCCCCATGCCAGCAGGGATCCGAGCAGCCCTCCCAGGGCGAGCCCCACCACCAGCGGGATGCCTCCGCGCCGGCGGAACAGGAAGACGCCGGCCGCCGAGACCAGACCGAAGGCGAGGGCCAGCAGCACGAACGTGCCGTCGGCGCCTATGGCCTCCTCGCCCTCGCTGTTCTTGAGGAACACGGCTGTGTCGTCGGACACGAGCGGTACCCGCGGCGCGAGCCACAGCCAGAGCAGCCCGAGGCCCACGCCCACCACGGTGAGGACCGCGGCGATCACCGCGCCCTGCCGGACCTCCGCACGCCGCTCGGACGCCCCGGGATTCGAGCCGGGCAAGGCGTGGGACCCGGACGGCGGGGCCTGCCACGGATCGTTCGGCTGGGGCTGGTGCGGCGGCGTCAACGGTGCTGTCACCGTGCCATCGTGCCAGGCCGACACGGGCAACGCCTCACCGGACCGCCGCACGCCGGTACGCCCATGTGGCCACGGCGAGGGAGAGCACACCGACCGCCGCGCACACGGCGAGGTCGAGGGCGACGACCGCCCAGTCGGGGTGGGTGTCGAAGGACCTGGACAGCGCCTCGACGCCGTACGTCGAAGGAAGGAGATCACGCGCCCAGCCGATCGGCCCGGGGAGCCGCTCGGCCGGCAGCACGCCCAGCAGCAGTGCGGCCGACATGCCCAGCTGCCCCAGCAGCGTCGCCAGCTCCTGCCTCGGCGCCAGCAGCCCGAGCGCGGCACCCAGCCCGGACAGCGCGGCCCCGGAGAGCGGAATGACGGCGACGAGCACCCACAGGTGCGTCATCGGCAGCCCGAACAGCGCGCTGCCCGCCACCGCCGTGACGATCGTGCCGGGCACGGTGAACGAGGCGTACGCACCCGCCGCCCCCAGCACCACGGCGGCGGGCGGTACCGGCAGCGTGGCGTAGTGGTCGAGTCCGCCACCGGCCCGGAGCTGGCCGAAGTACTGGGCGAGGAGGTTGAGCGCGACGAAGGCCACGACGAGCACGCTGGACCCGGCGACGACAGCCCGTGCCTCCGCCCCGCCGTCGACGACCCCGCGCATCAAGACCATGATCCCGACGGACTGGAAGGTCGCGACGAAGAGGAGCGGAATCCGCGCGACCCTCGCCCGTGACAGTTGGGCCCGGTACACGGCGGCCAGCGAAGGAAGCAGTCTGGCGCGCGGAGCGAGGGCCGCGGGAGCGGTGCGGGCCGGCCGGCCGGTTTCTGCGGCGGAGGTCCGCGCCTTCGGCCCGGTCACCTTCCCGGACTCCGTGGGCAGGATGCTCGTCACCTGGCAGTGCTCCCGTTCGACTCCGACACGCATCCCGACACGTCCACCGTCCTGATCACGCCTTCACCAGTCCCTCGCCGGCCCTGGCCGCGTCCCCGCCGAGCGCCAGATAGACGTCCTCCAGGCTGGGCGTGGCCAGTGTGAAGTCGTCGAGCGAGGAGAAGGCCGCCCCACCGGTCACGGCGGCCACGGCGGCCCGCGCCTCGTCGGGCCCGAGCCGGAGCACCCACTTGCGCCCCGACTCCTGGGCGGACTCGCGGAGCGCGGCGACCTCCGGGACGTCCAGGGGCGCGCGCTCGCGCCACACCAGCTCGACCCGGACCTCGCCGGCCACCCGTTCCTTGAGCCCGGCCGGGGTGTCGCAGGCGATGACCCTGCCGCGCTCCATCACGGCCACCCGGTCCAGGACCGTCTCGGCCTCGATGACGTTGTGGGTCACGAGCAGCACCGTCGCCCCGTGCTCGGCCCGCCGC includes:
- a CDS encoding ABC transporter permease, with product MRVGVEREHCQVTSILPTESGKVTGPKARTSAAETGRPARTAPAALAPRARLLPSLAAVYRAQLSRARVARIPLLFVATFQSVGIMVLMRGVVDGGAEARAVVAGSSVLVVAFVALNLLAQYFGQLRAGGGLDHYATLPVPPAAVVLGAAGAYASFTVPGTIVTAVAGSALFGLPMTHLWVLVAVIPLSGAALSGLGAALGLLAPRQELATLLGQLGMSAALLLGVLPAERLPGPIGWARDLLPSTYGVEALSRSFDTHPDWAVVALDLAVCAAVGVLSLAVATWAYRRAAVR
- a CDS encoding ABC transporter permease; the protein is MTAPLTPPHQPQPNDPWQAPPSGSHALPGSNPGASERRAEVRQGAVIAAVLTVVGVGLGLLWLWLAPRVPLVSDDTAVFLKNSEGEEAIGADGTFVLLALAFGLVSAAGVFLFRRRGGIPLVVGLALGGLLGSLLAWGIGTWFGPSSDVVARAKEAGKGVTFDAPLELHAVGAAILAWPIAAMIVHLGLTALFGPRDPEPEWEVPYGAPWAEPGTAGTSGPPAPGAAEWPGAGDGPPPGGPARP